One Cervus canadensis isolate Bull #8, Minnesota chromosome 1, ASM1932006v1, whole genome shotgun sequence genomic window carries:
- the DVL2 gene encoding segment polarity protein dishevelled homolog DVL-2 isoform X1, translating to MAGSGAGGGGVGETKVIYHLDEEETPYLVKIPVPAERITLGDFKSVLQRPAGAKYFFKSMDQDFGVVKEEISDDNARLPCFNGRVVSWLVSSDNPQPEMAPPAHEPRTDLAPPPPPLPPLPPERTSGIGDSRPPSFHPNVSSSRENLEPETETESVVSLRRERPRRRDSSEHGAGGHRPSGPSRLERHLAGYESSSTLMTSELESTSLGDSDEDDTMSSRFSSSTEQSSASRLLKRHRRRRKQRPPRLERASSFSSVTDSTMSLNIITVTLNMEKYNFLGISIVGQSNERGDGGIYIGSIMKGGAVAADGRIEPGDMLLQVNDMNFENMSNDDAVRVLRDIVHKPGPIVLTVAKCWDPSPQAYFTLPRNEPIQPIDPAAWVSHSAALTGTFPAYPGSSSMSTITSGSSLPDGCEGRGLSIHTDMASVTKAMAAPESGLEVRDRMWLKITIPNAFLGSDVVDWLYHHVEGFPERREARKYASGLLKAGLIRHTVNKITFSEQCYYVFGDLSGGCESCECPCPSPDLVNLSLNDNDGSSGASDQDTLAPLPGATPWPLLPTFSYQYPAPHPYSPQPPPYHELSSYTYGGGSASSQHSEGSRSSGSTRSDGGAGRTGRPEDRAPESKSGSGSESEPSSRGGSLRRGGEAGGTGDGGPPPSRGSSGGAPNLRAHPGLHPYGPPPGMALPYNPMMVVMMPPPPPPVPPAVQPPGAPPVRDLGSVPPELTASRQSFHMAMGNPSEFFVDVM from the exons ATGGCGGGCAGCGGCGCGGGGGGCGGTGGTGTTGGGGAGACGAAGGTGATTTACCACCTGGATGAAGAAGAGACTCCTTACCTGGTGAAGATCCCCGTCCCCGCCGAGCGCATCACCCTCGGAGATTTCAAGAGCGTCTTGCAGCGGCCCGCGGGCGCCAAGTACTTTTTCAAGTCTATGGATCAGGATTTCGG GGTGGTGAAGGAAGAGATTTCAGATGACAATGCCCGCCTTCCCTGCTTCAACGGAAGGGTAGTATCCTGG CTAGTGTCATCAGATAACCCCCAACCTGAGATGGCGCCCCCAGCCCATGAGCCTCGGACAGACCTGgcgcctccacccccacctctgccccctctGCCACCAGAGAGGACCAGTGGCATTGGGGACTCCAGGCCTCCATCTTTCCA CCCTAATGTGTCCAGCAGCCGGGAAAACCTGGAGCCCGAGACAGAAACAGAGTCAGTGGTGTCTCTGAGGCGGGAGCGGCCTCGCAGGCGAGACAGCAGTGAGCATGGCG CGGGGGGCCACAGACCCAGTGGCCCCTCCAGGCTGGAGCGCCACCTGGCGGGGTATGAGAGctcctccaccctcatgaccagTGAGCTGGAGAGCACCAGCCTGGGCGACTCGGACGAGGATGACACCATGAGCAG CAGGTTCAGCAGCTCCACGGAGCAGAGCAGCGCCTCCCGCCTCCTCAAGCGCCACCGGCGGCGGAGGAAACAGCGGCCACCCCGCCTGGAGAGG GCCTCGTCCTTCAGCAGCGTCACCGATTCCACTATGTCTCTCAACATCATCACAGTCACGCTCAACATGG AAAAGTACAACTTCCTAGGCATCTCTATTGTGGGCCAGAGCAATGAGAGGGGAGACGGTGGCATCTACATTGGCTCCATCATGAAGGGTGGGGCTGTGGCAGCCGATGGGCGCATCGAACCCGGGGACATGCTTTTGCAG GTGAACGACATGAACTTTGAGAACATGAGCAACGATGATGCGGTGCGGGTGCTGAGGGACATCGTGCACAAGCCAGG CCCCATCGTGCTGACAGTGGCCAAATGCTGGGATCCCTCTCCCCAGGCCTACTTCACTCTCCCCCGAA ATGAGCCCATCCAGCCGATTGACCCTGCTGCCTGGGTCTCACACTCTGCTGCGCTGACTGGCACCTTCCCAGCTTatccaggctcctcgtccatgagTACTATCACCTCTGGGTCCTCTCTTCCTGATG GCTGTGAGGGCCGGGGCCTCTCCATCCACACAGACATGGCGTCTGTGACCAAGGCCATGGCTGCTCCAGAATCGGGATTGGAAGTTCGGGACCGCATGTGGCTCAAGATTACCATCCCTAACGCCTTCCTGG GCTCGGACGTGGTGGACTGGCTGTACCATCACGTGGAGGGCTTTCCTGAGCGGCGGGAGGCCCGGAAGTACGCCAGTGGGCTGCTCAAGGCAGGCCTCATCCGGCACACTGTGAACAAGATCACCTTCTCTGAGCAGTGCTATTACGTCTTCGGAGACCTCAGTGGTGGCTGTGAGAGCTGTGAGTGCCCCTGTCCCAGCCCAG ACCTAGTCAACCTGTCTCTTAATGACAATGATGGCTCCAGTGGTGCTTCGGACCAGGACACTTTGGCTCCTCTGCCTGGGGCCACCCCCTGGCCCCTGCTGCCCACTTTCTCATACCAGTACCCAGCCCCTCACCCATACAGTCCTCAGCCGCCACCCTACCACGAGCTCTCATCCTACACCTACGGCGGAGGCAGTGCCAGCAGCCAGCACAGCGAGG ggaGCCGGAGCAGTGGGTCGACGCGAAGCGATGGGGGGGCGGGGCGCACGGGGAGGCCTGAGGATCGGGCCCCTGAGTCCAAGTCCGGCAGTGGCAGTGAGTCTGAGCCCTCCAGCCGGGGCGGCAGCCTTCGGCGGGGTGGGGAAGCTGGTGGGACTGGTGATGGGGGCCCTCCCCCATCCAGGGGCTCATCAGGGGGTGCTCCCAATCTCCGAGCCCACCCGGGGCTGCATCCCTATGGCCCACCTCCTGGTATGGCCCTCCCTTATAACCCCATGATGGTGGTCATGAtgccgccgcccccaccccctgtcCCTCCAGCAGTGCAGCCTCCAGGGGCCCCTCCAGTCCGAGACCTGGGCTCTGTGCCCCCAGAGTTGACCGCCAGCCGCCAAAGCTTCCACATGGCCATGGGCAACCCCAGTGAGTTCTTTGTGGATGTCATGTAG
- the DVL2 gene encoding segment polarity protein dishevelled homolog DVL-2 isoform X2: MAGSGAGGGGVGETKVIYHLDEEETPYLVKIPVPAERITLGDFKSVLQRPAGAKYFFKSMDQDFGVVKEEISDDNARLPCFNGRVVSWLVSSDNPQPEMAPPAHEPRTDLAPPPPPLPPLPPERTSGIGDSRPPSFHPNVSSSRENLEPETETESVVSLRRERPRRRDSSEHGAGGHRPSGPSRLERHLAGYESSSTLMTSELESTSLGDSDEDDTMSRFSSSTEQSSASRLLKRHRRRRKQRPPRLERASSFSSVTDSTMSLNIITVTLNMEKYNFLGISIVGQSNERGDGGIYIGSIMKGGAVAADGRIEPGDMLLQVNDMNFENMSNDDAVRVLRDIVHKPGPIVLTVAKCWDPSPQAYFTLPRNEPIQPIDPAAWVSHSAALTGTFPAYPGSSSMSTITSGSSLPDGCEGRGLSIHTDMASVTKAMAAPESGLEVRDRMWLKITIPNAFLGSDVVDWLYHHVEGFPERREARKYASGLLKAGLIRHTVNKITFSEQCYYVFGDLSGGCESCECPCPSPDLVNLSLNDNDGSSGASDQDTLAPLPGATPWPLLPTFSYQYPAPHPYSPQPPPYHELSSYTYGGGSASSQHSEGSRSSGSTRSDGGAGRTGRPEDRAPESKSGSGSESEPSSRGGSLRRGGEAGGTGDGGPPPSRGSSGGAPNLRAHPGLHPYGPPPGMALPYNPMMVVMMPPPPPPVPPAVQPPGAPPVRDLGSVPPELTASRQSFHMAMGNPSEFFVDVM; encoded by the exons ATGGCGGGCAGCGGCGCGGGGGGCGGTGGTGTTGGGGAGACGAAGGTGATTTACCACCTGGATGAAGAAGAGACTCCTTACCTGGTGAAGATCCCCGTCCCCGCCGAGCGCATCACCCTCGGAGATTTCAAGAGCGTCTTGCAGCGGCCCGCGGGCGCCAAGTACTTTTTCAAGTCTATGGATCAGGATTTCGG GGTGGTGAAGGAAGAGATTTCAGATGACAATGCCCGCCTTCCCTGCTTCAACGGAAGGGTAGTATCCTGG CTAGTGTCATCAGATAACCCCCAACCTGAGATGGCGCCCCCAGCCCATGAGCCTCGGACAGACCTGgcgcctccacccccacctctgccccctctGCCACCAGAGAGGACCAGTGGCATTGGGGACTCCAGGCCTCCATCTTTCCA CCCTAATGTGTCCAGCAGCCGGGAAAACCTGGAGCCCGAGACAGAAACAGAGTCAGTGGTGTCTCTGAGGCGGGAGCGGCCTCGCAGGCGAGACAGCAGTGAGCATGGCG CGGGGGGCCACAGACCCAGTGGCCCCTCCAGGCTGGAGCGCCACCTGGCGGGGTATGAGAGctcctccaccctcatgaccagTGAGCTGGAGAGCACCAGCCTGGGCGACTCGGACGAGGATGACACCATGAGCAG GTTCAGCAGCTCCACGGAGCAGAGCAGCGCCTCCCGCCTCCTCAAGCGCCACCGGCGGCGGAGGAAACAGCGGCCACCCCGCCTGGAGAGG GCCTCGTCCTTCAGCAGCGTCACCGATTCCACTATGTCTCTCAACATCATCACAGTCACGCTCAACATGG AAAAGTACAACTTCCTAGGCATCTCTATTGTGGGCCAGAGCAATGAGAGGGGAGACGGTGGCATCTACATTGGCTCCATCATGAAGGGTGGGGCTGTGGCAGCCGATGGGCGCATCGAACCCGGGGACATGCTTTTGCAG GTGAACGACATGAACTTTGAGAACATGAGCAACGATGATGCGGTGCGGGTGCTGAGGGACATCGTGCACAAGCCAGG CCCCATCGTGCTGACAGTGGCCAAATGCTGGGATCCCTCTCCCCAGGCCTACTTCACTCTCCCCCGAA ATGAGCCCATCCAGCCGATTGACCCTGCTGCCTGGGTCTCACACTCTGCTGCGCTGACTGGCACCTTCCCAGCTTatccaggctcctcgtccatgagTACTATCACCTCTGGGTCCTCTCTTCCTGATG GCTGTGAGGGCCGGGGCCTCTCCATCCACACAGACATGGCGTCTGTGACCAAGGCCATGGCTGCTCCAGAATCGGGATTGGAAGTTCGGGACCGCATGTGGCTCAAGATTACCATCCCTAACGCCTTCCTGG GCTCGGACGTGGTGGACTGGCTGTACCATCACGTGGAGGGCTTTCCTGAGCGGCGGGAGGCCCGGAAGTACGCCAGTGGGCTGCTCAAGGCAGGCCTCATCCGGCACACTGTGAACAAGATCACCTTCTCTGAGCAGTGCTATTACGTCTTCGGAGACCTCAGTGGTGGCTGTGAGAGCTGTGAGTGCCCCTGTCCCAGCCCAG ACCTAGTCAACCTGTCTCTTAATGACAATGATGGCTCCAGTGGTGCTTCGGACCAGGACACTTTGGCTCCTCTGCCTGGGGCCACCCCCTGGCCCCTGCTGCCCACTTTCTCATACCAGTACCCAGCCCCTCACCCATACAGTCCTCAGCCGCCACCCTACCACGAGCTCTCATCCTACACCTACGGCGGAGGCAGTGCCAGCAGCCAGCACAGCGAGG ggaGCCGGAGCAGTGGGTCGACGCGAAGCGATGGGGGGGCGGGGCGCACGGGGAGGCCTGAGGATCGGGCCCCTGAGTCCAAGTCCGGCAGTGGCAGTGAGTCTGAGCCCTCCAGCCGGGGCGGCAGCCTTCGGCGGGGTGGGGAAGCTGGTGGGACTGGTGATGGGGGCCCTCCCCCATCCAGGGGCTCATCAGGGGGTGCTCCCAATCTCCGAGCCCACCCGGGGCTGCATCCCTATGGCCCACCTCCTGGTATGGCCCTCCCTTATAACCCCATGATGGTGGTCATGAtgccgccgcccccaccccctgtcCCTCCAGCAGTGCAGCCTCCAGGGGCCCCTCCAGTCCGAGACCTGGGCTCTGTGCCCCCAGAGTTGACCGCCAGCCGCCAAAGCTTCCACATGGCCATGGGCAACCCCAGTGAGTTCTTTGTGGATGTCATGTAG
- the DVL2 gene encoding segment polarity protein dishevelled homolog DVL-2 isoform X3 has protein sequence MAGSGAGGGGVGETKVIYHLDEEETPYLVKIPVPAERITLGDFKSVLQRPAGAKYFFKSMDQDFGVVKEEISDDNARLPCFNGRVVSWLVSSDNPQPEMAPPAHEPRTDLAPPPPPLPPLPPERTSGIGDSRPPSFHPNVSSSRENLEPETETESVVSLRRERPRRRDSTGGHRPSGPSRLERHLAGYESSSTLMTSELESTSLGDSDEDDTMSSRFSSSTEQSSASRLLKRHRRRRKQRPPRLERASSFSSVTDSTMSLNIITVTLNMEKYNFLGISIVGQSNERGDGGIYIGSIMKGGAVAADGRIEPGDMLLQVNDMNFENMSNDDAVRVLRDIVHKPGPIVLTVAKCWDPSPQAYFTLPRNEPIQPIDPAAWVSHSAALTGTFPAYPGSSSMSTITSGSSLPDGCEGRGLSIHTDMASVTKAMAAPESGLEVRDRMWLKITIPNAFLGSDVVDWLYHHVEGFPERREARKYASGLLKAGLIRHTVNKITFSEQCYYVFGDLSGGCESCECPCPSPDLVNLSLNDNDGSSGASDQDTLAPLPGATPWPLLPTFSYQYPAPHPYSPQPPPYHELSSYTYGGGSASSQHSEGSRSSGSTRSDGGAGRTGRPEDRAPESKSGSGSESEPSSRGGSLRRGGEAGGTGDGGPPPSRGSSGGAPNLRAHPGLHPYGPPPGMALPYNPMMVVMMPPPPPPVPPAVQPPGAPPVRDLGSVPPELTASRQSFHMAMGNPSEFFVDVM, from the exons ATGGCGGGCAGCGGCGCGGGGGGCGGTGGTGTTGGGGAGACGAAGGTGATTTACCACCTGGATGAAGAAGAGACTCCTTACCTGGTGAAGATCCCCGTCCCCGCCGAGCGCATCACCCTCGGAGATTTCAAGAGCGTCTTGCAGCGGCCCGCGGGCGCCAAGTACTTTTTCAAGTCTATGGATCAGGATTTCGG GGTGGTGAAGGAAGAGATTTCAGATGACAATGCCCGCCTTCCCTGCTTCAACGGAAGGGTAGTATCCTGG CTAGTGTCATCAGATAACCCCCAACCTGAGATGGCGCCCCCAGCCCATGAGCCTCGGACAGACCTGgcgcctccacccccacctctgccccctctGCCACCAGAGAGGACCAGTGGCATTGGGGACTCCAGGCCTCCATCTTTCCA CCCTAATGTGTCCAGCAGCCGGGAAAACCTGGAGCCCGAGACAGAAACAGAGTCAGTGGTGTCTCTGAGGCGGGAGCGGCCTCGCAGGCGAGACAGCA CGGGGGGCCACAGACCCAGTGGCCCCTCCAGGCTGGAGCGCCACCTGGCGGGGTATGAGAGctcctccaccctcatgaccagTGAGCTGGAGAGCACCAGCCTGGGCGACTCGGACGAGGATGACACCATGAGCAG CAGGTTCAGCAGCTCCACGGAGCAGAGCAGCGCCTCCCGCCTCCTCAAGCGCCACCGGCGGCGGAGGAAACAGCGGCCACCCCGCCTGGAGAGG GCCTCGTCCTTCAGCAGCGTCACCGATTCCACTATGTCTCTCAACATCATCACAGTCACGCTCAACATGG AAAAGTACAACTTCCTAGGCATCTCTATTGTGGGCCAGAGCAATGAGAGGGGAGACGGTGGCATCTACATTGGCTCCATCATGAAGGGTGGGGCTGTGGCAGCCGATGGGCGCATCGAACCCGGGGACATGCTTTTGCAG GTGAACGACATGAACTTTGAGAACATGAGCAACGATGATGCGGTGCGGGTGCTGAGGGACATCGTGCACAAGCCAGG CCCCATCGTGCTGACAGTGGCCAAATGCTGGGATCCCTCTCCCCAGGCCTACTTCACTCTCCCCCGAA ATGAGCCCATCCAGCCGATTGACCCTGCTGCCTGGGTCTCACACTCTGCTGCGCTGACTGGCACCTTCCCAGCTTatccaggctcctcgtccatgagTACTATCACCTCTGGGTCCTCTCTTCCTGATG GCTGTGAGGGCCGGGGCCTCTCCATCCACACAGACATGGCGTCTGTGACCAAGGCCATGGCTGCTCCAGAATCGGGATTGGAAGTTCGGGACCGCATGTGGCTCAAGATTACCATCCCTAACGCCTTCCTGG GCTCGGACGTGGTGGACTGGCTGTACCATCACGTGGAGGGCTTTCCTGAGCGGCGGGAGGCCCGGAAGTACGCCAGTGGGCTGCTCAAGGCAGGCCTCATCCGGCACACTGTGAACAAGATCACCTTCTCTGAGCAGTGCTATTACGTCTTCGGAGACCTCAGTGGTGGCTGTGAGAGCTGTGAGTGCCCCTGTCCCAGCCCAG ACCTAGTCAACCTGTCTCTTAATGACAATGATGGCTCCAGTGGTGCTTCGGACCAGGACACTTTGGCTCCTCTGCCTGGGGCCACCCCCTGGCCCCTGCTGCCCACTTTCTCATACCAGTACCCAGCCCCTCACCCATACAGTCCTCAGCCGCCACCCTACCACGAGCTCTCATCCTACACCTACGGCGGAGGCAGTGCCAGCAGCCAGCACAGCGAGG ggaGCCGGAGCAGTGGGTCGACGCGAAGCGATGGGGGGGCGGGGCGCACGGGGAGGCCTGAGGATCGGGCCCCTGAGTCCAAGTCCGGCAGTGGCAGTGAGTCTGAGCCCTCCAGCCGGGGCGGCAGCCTTCGGCGGGGTGGGGAAGCTGGTGGGACTGGTGATGGGGGCCCTCCCCCATCCAGGGGCTCATCAGGGGGTGCTCCCAATCTCCGAGCCCACCCGGGGCTGCATCCCTATGGCCCACCTCCTGGTATGGCCCTCCCTTATAACCCCATGATGGTGGTCATGAtgccgccgcccccaccccctgtcCCTCCAGCAGTGCAGCCTCCAGGGGCCCCTCCAGTCCGAGACCTGGGCTCTGTGCCCCCAGAGTTGACCGCCAGCCGCCAAAGCTTCCACATGGCCATGGGCAACCCCAGTGAGTTCTTTGTGGATGTCATGTAG
- the DVL2 gene encoding segment polarity protein dishevelled homolog DVL-2 isoform X4 yields MAGSGAGGGGVGETKVIYHLDEEETPYLVKIPVPAERITLGDFKSVLQRPAGAKYFFKSMDQDFGVVKEEISDDNARLPCFNGRVVSWLVSSDNPQPEMAPPAHEPRTDLAPPPPPLPPLPPERTSGIGDSRPPSFHPNVSSSRENLEPETETESVVSLRRERPRRRDSTGGHRPSGPSRLERHLAGYESSSTLMTSELESTSLGDSDEDDTMSRFSSSTEQSSASRLLKRHRRRRKQRPPRLERASSFSSVTDSTMSLNIITVTLNMEKYNFLGISIVGQSNERGDGGIYIGSIMKGGAVAADGRIEPGDMLLQVNDMNFENMSNDDAVRVLRDIVHKPGPIVLTVAKCWDPSPQAYFTLPRNEPIQPIDPAAWVSHSAALTGTFPAYPGSSSMSTITSGSSLPDGCEGRGLSIHTDMASVTKAMAAPESGLEVRDRMWLKITIPNAFLGSDVVDWLYHHVEGFPERREARKYASGLLKAGLIRHTVNKITFSEQCYYVFGDLSGGCESCECPCPSPDLVNLSLNDNDGSSGASDQDTLAPLPGATPWPLLPTFSYQYPAPHPYSPQPPPYHELSSYTYGGGSASSQHSEGSRSSGSTRSDGGAGRTGRPEDRAPESKSGSGSESEPSSRGGSLRRGGEAGGTGDGGPPPSRGSSGGAPNLRAHPGLHPYGPPPGMALPYNPMMVVMMPPPPPPVPPAVQPPGAPPVRDLGSVPPELTASRQSFHMAMGNPSEFFVDVM; encoded by the exons ATGGCGGGCAGCGGCGCGGGGGGCGGTGGTGTTGGGGAGACGAAGGTGATTTACCACCTGGATGAAGAAGAGACTCCTTACCTGGTGAAGATCCCCGTCCCCGCCGAGCGCATCACCCTCGGAGATTTCAAGAGCGTCTTGCAGCGGCCCGCGGGCGCCAAGTACTTTTTCAAGTCTATGGATCAGGATTTCGG GGTGGTGAAGGAAGAGATTTCAGATGACAATGCCCGCCTTCCCTGCTTCAACGGAAGGGTAGTATCCTGG CTAGTGTCATCAGATAACCCCCAACCTGAGATGGCGCCCCCAGCCCATGAGCCTCGGACAGACCTGgcgcctccacccccacctctgccccctctGCCACCAGAGAGGACCAGTGGCATTGGGGACTCCAGGCCTCCATCTTTCCA CCCTAATGTGTCCAGCAGCCGGGAAAACCTGGAGCCCGAGACAGAAACAGAGTCAGTGGTGTCTCTGAGGCGGGAGCGGCCTCGCAGGCGAGACAGCA CGGGGGGCCACAGACCCAGTGGCCCCTCCAGGCTGGAGCGCCACCTGGCGGGGTATGAGAGctcctccaccctcatgaccagTGAGCTGGAGAGCACCAGCCTGGGCGACTCGGACGAGGATGACACCATGAGCAG GTTCAGCAGCTCCACGGAGCAGAGCAGCGCCTCCCGCCTCCTCAAGCGCCACCGGCGGCGGAGGAAACAGCGGCCACCCCGCCTGGAGAGG GCCTCGTCCTTCAGCAGCGTCACCGATTCCACTATGTCTCTCAACATCATCACAGTCACGCTCAACATGG AAAAGTACAACTTCCTAGGCATCTCTATTGTGGGCCAGAGCAATGAGAGGGGAGACGGTGGCATCTACATTGGCTCCATCATGAAGGGTGGGGCTGTGGCAGCCGATGGGCGCATCGAACCCGGGGACATGCTTTTGCAG GTGAACGACATGAACTTTGAGAACATGAGCAACGATGATGCGGTGCGGGTGCTGAGGGACATCGTGCACAAGCCAGG CCCCATCGTGCTGACAGTGGCCAAATGCTGGGATCCCTCTCCCCAGGCCTACTTCACTCTCCCCCGAA ATGAGCCCATCCAGCCGATTGACCCTGCTGCCTGGGTCTCACACTCTGCTGCGCTGACTGGCACCTTCCCAGCTTatccaggctcctcgtccatgagTACTATCACCTCTGGGTCCTCTCTTCCTGATG GCTGTGAGGGCCGGGGCCTCTCCATCCACACAGACATGGCGTCTGTGACCAAGGCCATGGCTGCTCCAGAATCGGGATTGGAAGTTCGGGACCGCATGTGGCTCAAGATTACCATCCCTAACGCCTTCCTGG GCTCGGACGTGGTGGACTGGCTGTACCATCACGTGGAGGGCTTTCCTGAGCGGCGGGAGGCCCGGAAGTACGCCAGTGGGCTGCTCAAGGCAGGCCTCATCCGGCACACTGTGAACAAGATCACCTTCTCTGAGCAGTGCTATTACGTCTTCGGAGACCTCAGTGGTGGCTGTGAGAGCTGTGAGTGCCCCTGTCCCAGCCCAG ACCTAGTCAACCTGTCTCTTAATGACAATGATGGCTCCAGTGGTGCTTCGGACCAGGACACTTTGGCTCCTCTGCCTGGGGCCACCCCCTGGCCCCTGCTGCCCACTTTCTCATACCAGTACCCAGCCCCTCACCCATACAGTCCTCAGCCGCCACCCTACCACGAGCTCTCATCCTACACCTACGGCGGAGGCAGTGCCAGCAGCCAGCACAGCGAGG ggaGCCGGAGCAGTGGGTCGACGCGAAGCGATGGGGGGGCGGGGCGCACGGGGAGGCCTGAGGATCGGGCCCCTGAGTCCAAGTCCGGCAGTGGCAGTGAGTCTGAGCCCTCCAGCCGGGGCGGCAGCCTTCGGCGGGGTGGGGAAGCTGGTGGGACTGGTGATGGGGGCCCTCCCCCATCCAGGGGCTCATCAGGGGGTGCTCCCAATCTCCGAGCCCACCCGGGGCTGCATCCCTATGGCCCACCTCCTGGTATGGCCCTCCCTTATAACCCCATGATGGTGGTCATGAtgccgccgcccccaccccctgtcCCTCCAGCAGTGCAGCCTCCAGGGGCCCCTCCAGTCCGAGACCTGGGCTCTGTGCCCCCAGAGTTGACCGCCAGCCGCCAAAGCTTCCACATGGCCATGGGCAACCCCAGTGAGTTCTTTGTGGATGTCATGTAG